One Labilibaculum sp. DW002 genomic window, TGCAAGGAAAAATTGCAGGAGTAAGCATTAATAGTTCTGGTGGATCTCCAGGAGCTTCGTCTATTATCATGATTAGAGGTGGTTCTTCGTTGAGTGGAAATAACCAGCCTCTTTTTATTGTTGATGGATTACCTATCGATAACTCTACCAATTCGAGTTCTGAAGTTGCTAGTGCTAACCGTGCTTCGGATATTAATCCAGAGGATATAGAATCTATATCTGTATTGAAAGGTGCTACAGCCGCAGCTCTTTATGGTATTCAAGCAGCTGAAGGTGCTATAATTATTACTACTAAGAAAGGTAAAACTGGAGAAGGCAAAATTTCATTCTCTTCTACATTATCTGTTGATAAAGTTTTAGATACTCCTGATATTCAAAGTGCTTATGGGCAGGGAAGTTACGATTACAATAGTGATGGTGATATTCTTGGTTATGATGCATCACCAGGAATACATTTACAGTCGTGGGGTGAGGAAATTCCTAATGGGACTCCTACTTATGATAATATAAGTAATTTATTCGAGACAGCAATTACACAAAAATACAATGTTAATTACTCAGGGGGTAATGAACAAACTAATATATTTGCTTCTGCATCTTATTTAGATCAAAATGGGGTTATTGAAAATACAGGTTACGAAAAATTGAATCTTACTTTCAACGCACAGTCTAAATTTAGAAAAAACTTAACTATTGGTGTCAATGCTAAGTATATTAACACTCAAACTGAAAGTAATAAGCAGGGTACTTCTTCGGGAGGTTCTTATATAAGTATGCTTAAATATCCAGTTACCTACGATGCACGTGATTATGCAAACGAAGATGGTACGCAAAAGATATTTATGGATTCAAAAGAAGATCAAGAATTTGATAATCCGTACTGGAGTCTTAATAATTCCCCTAATAATGATAAGGTTGATAGATTAATTGGACAAGTTAATTTGAATTACAAACCTTTCGATTTTCTTACTATTTCTTATCGTATTGGAACCGATTTTTATTCTCAATTTAATAAAAAAATTACCGATTTTGGTTCTCTTATTAAAGGTAGATCTGATGGTCATCTTAGACAGTACGAGAAGAATAGTCGTTTAGTGACCTCTACACTTCTTGCTATGTTCAATAAAACCTTCGATGAAGATTATTCTATTGACGTTACTTTGGGACAAACAGTTGACGAAAAGAATGTAAGGACAACTTATACTGGAGGTAATAAGTTTCAAGCTCCTGATATATATAGTGTGTCAAATATTGCTGCTGATGACCAAACTCTTTCTGAATCTAAATATAGAAGAAGAAGTATGGGTGTTTTTGGTGAAGCTAAATTTGGTTGGAAAAATATCGCATTTTTAAATGTAACAGGAAGAAATGACTGGTCTTCTACTTTACCGATTGGAGATCATTCATTCTTCTATCCATCTGTAGGTACTTCTGTTGTTGTTTCCGATCTTCTTAAAGAATTTGATACTGATATAACTTCTGATAATTTCCTTTCATATCTTAAATTGAGAGCTACTTGGGCACAAGTTGGTAAAGATGCTAGTGCCCATATGTCAGAATCTTATTTAACACTACGTTCATGGCACTATGTTCCCGTTTCTGATGGTTATACTTGGAATTCAGATCAGGCAGGTAATCCAAATTTGAAACCTGAATTTACCACTTCATTTGAAATTGGTATGGATGCTCGCTTTTTGAAGAATAGAATAAAGTTAGATTTTAGTTACTACCATAGTTTATCTGAAGATCAGCTCTTGAATGTGAGACTTCCGCCGGCTGCAGGGGCTTATATCGCTCAGCTTAATGGTGGATCTGTTAAAAATGAAGGATATGAAGCTTTAGTTAATGTTTCATTATTTCCTAGATCGAGTGAATTTCAATGGGATATGTCTTTCAATTTTGCAAAAATGGAAAGTACTGTTTATGACCTTCCCGGTGAATTAGTTGAGGTAAATAACGATCAATCGTGGACATGGAATAGCACAGCTTTAGGTGCTGCTGTTTTGGATGGTAACCTTTTCGGATTAAAGGGTAAAAGACCAAAGAGAAACGAAAATGGTGATAGGATAGTTAATAGTGATGGAAATTATTCTCTTGGCGAGGATATCTTTCCGGATGTTGATCGTATGCCAGATTGGACCATGGGGATTATTAACTCAATGTCGTACAAAAATTTTAGGTTGTCATTCCTTTTAGATATGAGTATAGGTGGCGATGTTTATAATGCTACCAATGCAGCTTTAACCTATTATGGTTTAAGTACTACCTCAGAGGATAGATCTATGACCGAAACAATTATTTTGGACGGTGTTGTGGAAAATGGTGTAGATGTGGATGGAAATTCGATTTATGAAAAAAATACGACTCCTATTATAAAGGATCAGAATTATTATCAAGACCAGTATTCTCAAAATGCAGAGAACTTTATTGAAGATGCTACATTTGTTAAGCTTAGATATGTAACGTTATCTTATAATCTTCCTAAGACTCTTCTTGATAAGATTGGTTTCGATAGAATGGAAGTTTTTGCTACTGGTAGAAATCTATTGATGATTTCTGATTACTCAGGTGTAGATCCTGAAATAGCTTCTTTTGGTGCCTCTGTTAGTGGTTCTGGAGCTATAGGTCTTGATAACTTAAGTACTCCTAATACTAAAGGTTTTGATTTAGGTGTTAAAATTAATTTCTAAAATTGCAATAAATGAAAAACTTAAATATAATTAACGGATTTCTAGTTTTACTACTGTTAGGAGGATTGGTTTCTTGTTCCGATGATTTTTTCGATGTTAATGAATCGGAAACAAAACCATCGAACATGTCTTTGCCACCTCAACAACGATTGATGGCTACAATAGATAATACTACTGGCTTTGGCCAAAGTAGATTATCTAGAGAGGGAACTGTACTCTCTTATCATATTACTGAAAGAACAACATATTATTCAAGATGGAGTTGGAGGACGGTTTCTTATGCTGCTGAGCAATATCTATATACTAATGCTCTTCCAAACACTGCCGATTTAATTGTCTTAGGTGAAGAATATAATTCGCCTCATTTTTCTGCTGTTGGAAAAATATTGAGAGCGTATCTTTTTTCGATGGTTAGCGATCAGCTTGGTGATATAATAATGGATGATTCTTATGATGCTAAAAATCAGCTTATTCTTACGCCTGAGTTAAATTCGCAAAAGGAGGCTTATATAGGAATACATAAGCTTATCGATGAAGCTCTTTTAGATTTTGATAAGCCAAATGCTATAGATCTTAATGTAATTGGTACAGATGTGATGTTCCAAGGAGATATTTCGAAGTGGAAGAAATTTGCCTGGGCTCTTAAGGCTCGTCTTCTTAATCACATGACTGCTAAGGAATCAGGTGATTTTAAGTATGATCCAGCGGCTGTTGTTGCTGCTTGTGGAAAAGCTATGAGTACAAATGCAGATAATGCCAAAAGACAATTTACTGGTGAAGAGACTCAAAATAATATCTACCCATGGTCTGATACTGAAGGTGGTGATGTTGAAGGTGCTTTTGATTCTCGTGCAGATAATTGGTCGAAGTTTTTTGTTGACAATCTAAAAGATCCTTTGTTGTTAAATAATGAATCTGTTCCAGATCCACGCCTACCTCTTATCGTACAACCTGCTTTAGATGCAGAACTTTATGGTTTAACAGGTTTAGATATGTATCAAGGTGTTCCAATGGGAACGTATCGTGAAAATGGTTTTAACGGTGTAAAAGAGACTGTAGATTTTGTTGCTGGTGATATCAATCCGTATACGGGAGTTGTTTTTACAGAGGACACTAAAATGGTTATGGATTCAACAGAGTATTTTTCTAGAGGACATCAATATGGTAAGCCTAATGGTCTGTTTTATACGAGCCCAAATTCTGATTGGTATATGATTACTTACGCAGAATGTAAATTTATTGAAGCTGAAGCAAATTTTAGAAATGGCGATAAAGCGGCTGCTTTTGCTGCATACAAAGAAGGTATCGAGGCAGATATGTCTAATATGGGTGTTGATGCTGGTGATATTTCTGATTATTTGACTCATGTTGATAATATTGGTGCTGCGAATATTACTCTAGAGCGTATCATGACTCAAAAACATATTGCAACAGTAATGAATCCTGAAACTTGGGTTGATTTGCGTAGAGTTGAGTACGATAATACTTTTACAAGACTTAAGAGACCTCAAAATCTTAATGCTAGTATATTCCCAATTTCAGGTGATGAAGTTGATGGTAAAGAAGTGTGGATTCGTGCTCTTAAATATGACAATAGAAATATTGAGAGAAATTCAGCTAATTTGCCTGATAATGATGATGCATCGCGTTTCCCAACTAGAGTTTGGTGGAACACTCCTGATGCTGATGATGTAGTTGATCTAACGAACTAATTTTTATAACCGTCTAGTTTTTAGAGGCGGTTGTATTTTTAGAAGAGAATAAGGCGGAGAATGGGGCAACAACCTTAAATTATAAAGTTGAATTTGCCTTAGCCGCAAGTTAGCATCATAAAGTGTAGAGTATCTACTGTGCACTTTATGATGTTTTTGTTTTATGCAAATTGAGATATGAGTTTTAATAATCTTAATTGTGAAAAGAAATAGAGATTTTCTTAAACGTACTGATATGAAGTTAGACTTTCCGAGATCCTTATTTTTAGTTTTGTTTACTTTTTTGATTGTGAATACATTCGCTTCTGTTCCTGATACTACTATGGTAGTGAAAGGGGTTTATGGTGTGGTATATAGCAAAATTACTTTTAGGAAAGGGCCAATTGTTATTCATCAGTTGCGAATTGATATGTCATGCGAAAAATTTGAATTTTCAGGTAGCATCGCAAATAGTTATTTGGGATTTGGTTTGGAAAAAACTTCGCGAATGGTAGCTCGGGAAAATAAAAAGGAAAACAGAGTTATTGCTGCTGTGAATGCTGATTTTTTTGGCGGTGAGAGGCCTGTTTTTGAGAATTGTATGATTGTAGATGGAGAATTTGTAAAAGGGGTTAAAATGTCTCGTACACTTTTTATGGAGGACGAACAGGGCATTGTTCATCTAGATAACTATCAATTTAATGGAATTTGCATGGTGAACAATGATACTCTAGTTCTAGATGGTCTTAATGTTCCCGTTGAAAAACACAAAAGTTGTTTTTATAATAAGTTTTATCGAAGAATGCCGGTTCAGAATGATTCTGTAGTATATTGGAAGTTAAAGCCATTAAAAAAAGATGTTATTGGTTCTGTTGGGAGTTATCAGGTTGAAGAGTGTTTAGTTAATCCTGATTCTCTCAATTTCGTTTTAGGTCGGAAATATTTAGGTTTGGGATGCTCTGCAAAAAAAATAATAAGAGAAAATGACACGATTGACATTCGTTTAAGTATTTCACCTGAAGGTGTTGCTCCGCATTTTTTGATAGGAGGCTTACCTCGATTAATTCAGAATGGGAAAAGAATTGTCAATTTTAAAAATAGAGAAGGGCTAAGTAGAAAAGGATTTTGGAAAGATAGACATCCGCGTACCGCAATTGGTCTTGATCACAAAAATAATTATCTGTATATAGTTGTAGTAGATGGTCGCCAACCAGGCTATAGTATGGGTATGAAATTAAAAGAATTAGGCAAATACCTTAAAAAATTAGGATGCGATGATGCATTGAATTTTGATGGTGGAGGTTCATCTGCTATGATTTTTAATCAAGTATTGATGAATAAACCTTCCGATAAAAATGGAGAACGAGATGTTTCGAATATCTTTTTGATTAGAAAACGATAAAATTTTCGAATAAAACAAAATCCTGGATATTAATTCAGGTACTATGTAGTAGTGTAAAAGGGGTTCTTCGGAGCCCTTTTTGCTATTATAGTTTTTTTCGATTTGATCTTTTTCATTACCGTCACTAGCAATTTCAGCTCAATATACTTCTCTATCCATATCAGCTTTTATAATTGATGAAACTCAATTTAGGATGTTGTATATCAATTATCTAGATAATCAAGCAGAAAGAGCAAGGTGTTTTGTATGATAACTTCTTTAAAGCTAGAAATTGCAGTGTGTAGAAAATAGTTTCAGCATTAATATAAGCACTTGAAAGCATCTAATTACTTAGAGTTGAATCAATACATGTTTTCATGTTATGATTAATACAATGCAAAACATGTTGTTGAATATCTTGTGATTTAATATTAGATTAATATATTTGTATGCATGTAACATGTAATACCAATTGAAAATAAAAAAATGAAATACTTACCTATTGCTATTTTTTCTATACTACTACTTCTTCTTAGTGTGTATTCTTGTGACAAGGAGAATCAACTTTTAATTGAAGCAAATAGTATTTCCAAACAGGTAGAGGCTAAGTATTCACCAGATCAGAGAGAGGCTATTTTTAAAACGTCATTCTTTTTCGAAAATAATAAGCTGATAATTAGAGGAGAAACGAGTGAATTGATGGCAAAGCAAGCATTGTATTCTGCACTTGAAAAGTTAGATGTTGGAATATTGGATAGTCTAAATTTATTGCCAGGAAAAAGTTTAAAGGATAAAAATTGGGGAGTAATTAATTTAAGCGTTGTGAATTTAAGAGCATACCCAAAGCATTCGGCAGAACTTGTTTCACAGTCAATAATGGGAACTCCAGTTAAGCTATTGAAAGAAGACAATGGCTGGTATCAAATACAGACTCCTGATCGATATATTGCTTGGGTTGATGGTGCCGCAATTGCTCGGAAAACACTAAATGAAATGAATCAGTGGAGGAATTCGAAAAGAATAATTTTCATTCCTGATTTTGAAGTAGTAAAAGATCCAGGTCAAAATGAGGTGGTGACTGATTTGGTTGCTGGTTCAATCCTTAGAGTTGAGAATGAGAATCAAGCCAACTATGATTTGAGCTTACCAGATGGTAGAAGAATACAAGTTGATAAATCAAATTGTGAACTGTTTTCTGATTGGGAAAACCGAGAATTAGAAGATGCTACTCTTTTAACGAAAACGGCAAAGCAATTTATCGGGAGGCCTTATTTGTGGGGCGGAACTTCTGTAAAAGGGGTAGATTGTAGTGGCTTTGTTAAGTCAGTTTACTTTATAAACGGGATTATTTTGGCCCGTGATGCATCATTACAGTTTCTTCATGGAGATACCATTTCTCCTGAGCATGGGTTTTTGAAATTAGCAGAAGGAGATTTGGTTTTTTTCGGAAGAGCAAAGACAGATGAAAAGCCTATGAAAGTTACTCATGTGGGAATGTATATGAACCAAGGAGAATATATTCATTCATCAGGCAGAGTTAGGATAAATAGTTTTGAGCCTGAAGCTGAAAATTTCAATAATTACAGATCGGTTTCTTGGTTGGGTGGTAGAAGGGTTTTAAATAGAATGGGAGAGCCAGGTATAATTAGGGTTTCTGAACATCCATGGTATTAAGAGAGCAAAAGAAATGGCAATAGACAGAAGAAAATTTTTAGAAAATACAGGCTTGTTGGCAGGAGCGGCATTTTTGCTTCCTACGATGAATTCTTGCAGTGAAGCAGGAATGGGTAAATCAAATTATTCAGGAAAAGGACTGAAGCTTAGTTTTGAGTCTTATGAGTTGCAGTTAAAACATGTATTTACGATTGCATCCTTTTCCAGAACAACCACTCCGGTTATGCTTACAAAAATTGAGTGGGATGGATTTGTTGGTTATGGTGAAGCTTCAATGCCACCATATTTAGGCGAATCACATAAGACTGCAAGGAAATTTTTAAGCAGTTTAAATTTGAAACAATTTTCAGATCCGTTTCGCTTGAATGAAATTTTGAGCTATGTAGATTCTGTTGCTGAAGGAAATTGTGCTGCAAAGGCATCAATTGATATTGCATTGCACGATTTAATAGGGAAATTATTAGATAAGTCTTGGTTTGAGATCTGGGGCTATAATCAGGAAGATACTCCTGTAACAACTTTTACTATTGGCATGGATCAGCCTGATGTAGTAACCGAAAAAGTGAAGGAAGCTTCTCCTTATAAAATGTTAAAAGTGAAAATTGGTAGAGGTACCGATGAGGAGATGATTAATACAATTCGCAAAATTACAGATGTGCCTTTGTGTGTTGATGTTAATCAAGGATGGAAAGACAAACAAGAGGCATTAGATAAAATTCATTGGTTAAAAGAAAAAGGAGTTGTCTTTGTTGAGCAACCAATGGATAAGCACAATTTGGATGATATGGCATGGTTGACACAGCATAGCCCTTTGCCAACAATCGCAGATGAAGCTATTCAACGTTTGGATGATGTAGCAAAATTGCATGGTGCATATTCTGGTATCAATATTAAATTAATGAAGTGCACAGGAATGCGAGAAGCGCATAAAATGATGAATGTAGCCCGTTCATTGGATATGAAAGTGATGATAGGATGCATGACGGAAACGTCTTGTGGTGTTAGTGCGGCAGCTCAACTGTCGCCTATGGTAGATTGGGCCGATTTGGATGGAAATTTATTAATATCAAATGATCCTTTTAAAGGGATTGAGATTCTCGATGGGAAAGTAATTTTGCCCAACCGTTCGGGAATTGGAGTTATAAAAATATAAGTAATTTTTAATTATTTCTTGCTAATCTAAATTTAACACTATGAGAAAAATTGCATGCTTTACGTTAATCATGCTTCTTGGCTGGCAGGTATCCTGGGCACAGGATTTGTTAGTGAAAGGTGTGGTTACCGGTGCAGAAGACGGGTTAACTATCCCGGGTGTTTCGGTTGTCGTAAAAGGAACAACTAACGGAACAACTACCGATTTTGATGGAAAATATGAAATCAAAGTTGGAACGGATGCCATTTTGGTATTCACTTACATTGGAATGAAATCATTTGAGTCCGCAGTTGGTACTCAAGTAGAATTAAATGTGGCACTGGAAACTGATAATTTCGCGATGGATGAAATTGTAGTTGTTGGTTATGGTGTACAAAAGAAAAGTGACATTACAGGTTCGGTTGCTAGTATAAGTGCGAAGGATCTGGAAGATCAACCAGTATCAAATGCTGCAGCACTTCTTCAGGGACGCGCTGCTGGTGTTATGGTGACTCAAACTTCAGGTGCTCCAGGATCTGGGTTATCTGTTAGAGTCCGTGGTACAGGTACAGTGAATAATTCATCTCCTCTTTATGTTGTTGATGGAATTTTTCTAGATGATATTTCTAGTTTAAATCCTTCCGATTTTAAAAGTCTTGAGGTTTTGAAAGATGCTTCAGCTACCGCAATTTATGGTTCACGTGGTGCGAATGGTGTTATTTTAATCACAACCAAAACAGGTAATACAGAAAAAACAAAAGTTCAGTTCGAATTTATGACTGGTCTTCAGAGTGTTTGGAATGAGCCAGATTTAATGAATACAGAAGATTGGTTGACTACCTATAATGCTGCTCAAAACAATGCTGCTGCTTTTACAGGATCTAGTGCATACAAACCATTAAATCTTCAATCTCCTTCTGATAATTCAAAAAACACAACAGATTGGTTTGATGAAGTAACTCGTGTTGGGAAAGTTTACAAAGCTAATGCAACAGTTTCCAAAGGGGATGAAAATGGCAACACTTTATTTAGTGCTGGTTACTTTAAAAATGAGGGTGTGGTATTAAATTCTAAATATGAAAGAATTAATGCTCGTTTGAATAACAACTATAACATTGGTTCAAGAATTAAGGCTGGAATTAATGTTTCATTGTCGCATACCACTACTGATCAGGTAAATGGAAATGCAATTAATGGTATCTTAACTCTTGCTCAAAGAATGGATCCTATTACTCCAGTTAGACAAGAATCTGGAGAATATGCTTCTACTCCATATTCCGATTTGGCGAATCCGGTTGCCATTTTGAATAGAGATGTTAGAGAAAAATCAGCTCTTTTGGTTTTGGCAAATTCTTATTTGCAAGTTGAGCCAATTAAGAATTTATTTATTAGATCATCTGTAAGCTTAAATATTTCAAGATCCAAAGAGAAGACTTATTTGCCTTCTTATGATTATGGTAATGAGAAAAATTTAACCAACAGTTTATCAAAAACAACTCGAGAATTTAATGGATTTTTGAGTGAGAATACAATTTCTTACAATATGGATGTTGAAGACCATAGTATTAGTTTACTAGCTGGTTTTACTGCAGAAAAAAATAAATCTGAGTATTTGGGAGCTTCAAGGAATAACATTCCAAATGATAATGACGAATTGCAATATTTGTCAGCTTCTACAGATTTAGAAAGTACAAATGCATGGAACTCTGGAGAAGAAACAAAAATGTATTCTTATTTAGGTAGAATTAACTACAATTATGCTGATACTTATTTCTTAACAGCTTCTTTCCGTCGTGATGGTTCTTCTGTTTTTGGTCCTGATAAACGATTTGGTAGTTTTCCTTCAATGTCTTTAGGATGGAAATTGAGAAATGAAAAATTCATGGATTTTTTACCAGAAGAAATTGTGAACAGAATTAAAGTAAGAGCTGGATGGGGACGTGTAGGTAATGCAAAAATTGCTCCTTACTCATTTGCTTCTACCGTTCAAAGTAGTGATGCAAAAGTTGAGTATTCTTATGTGTTTAGTGATGGAGAACAGGCAGGAGCTGCTCCTGTTAAAATGGCTAACCTTAAAGTGCAATGGGAAACTGTTGAGTCGACTAATATTGGTCTTGATCTTGCTTTTTTGAATGATAAATTGACTTTTACAGCAGATTATTTTAAGAAAGAAACTAAAGATATGTTGGTTCAAGTGCCAATACCGCAATATGCAGGTTACGATGGTAGTCCGTATGTTAATGCTGGTACTGTAGAAAATAAAGGTTTCGAATTAAACTTAGGTTATCGAGGTAATATTGGAAATGACTTTAAATATTCTGTAAATGTAAACGCTTCTCATGTAGACAATGAAGTAACCAGTCTTGGTGGTGGAGTACCTATTTGGAGTGGAAGCGTAAGTCTTGTAGGAAGTGTTACAAGAACTGCAGAAGGATTTCCTATTGGTGCATTCTATGGTTACGAAGTAGATGGTGTTTTTCAAACTGATGCTGAAGTTGCTTCTAGTGCTCAGTCAAGTGAAGCAATTGGAGCTGGTGACTATAGATTTAAAGACCAGTGGACAGATAAAGATGAAGATGGTGTAATGGAAGAGCCAGATGGAGTAATTAATGGTGATGACCGTGTTCAAATTGGTGATCCAAATCCAGATTTATTTTATGGTGTAAATATCGATATGTCGTATAAAGGTTTCGATTTGTCAATGTTTTTCCAAGGAGTAAGTGGTAATGAAATTTTTAATGGTTTCAAATACTACAATTACGCCGATATCAAAAGATTTGCAATGGCATCTGATTATAAAAATCATTGGACTGCTCAGAATGGATCTAATTCCATGTTTGGATTAAATGCTTCTACTGTAGAGAAAAATTTGAGAGCTTCAGATTTTTACGTTGAGGATGGATCTTACTTACGTTTAAAAAACATTCAATTGGGTTATACTTTTAAAAACCTTACTCCTTGGATGTCTAATTTACGTGTTTATTTCTCTGGACAGAATGTATTTACTATTACCGATTATTCAGGATTGGATCCAGAGATTGGTGGAGGTACATTAACTCAAGGGATCGATTACGGAACCTATCCACAAGCGAGAATTTTTTCAATTGGAGCTAATTTAACTTTCTAATAGTTGATGAAAATGAAAAAAATAAGAAATATAATATTAGCAGGGCTTTTGATTTTTTCATTAGGAGCCTGTGATGAGGATTATCTGGATACCGTGAAAATCGGGGAGCAAACATCAGAGAGTTTTTATTCGAACGATGCCGAGCTGATTAAAGCGGCAAATGCATGTTATTCTCCTATGTGGGAATACCATTACAACTGGGGGCGCACCTCCTTTGGTAATTCTACTACGGATGATGCAGTAGACAGAGAAGATCTAAAAATGCGTGAGTATACCTATGACGCAACAGCATTTCTTTTCACTTATAACTATCGTTACAACTATCGTGGAATTTTGATTGCGAACCAGTTGTTGGCGAATGTGGAAGGTGAAGACATTTCTGGTGTTTCAGATAAGTCTTTACAAAATCGTGTTGTTGGTGAAGCCAAATTTATGAGAGCATATTATTATTATGACCTTGTTAAGAATTATGGTGGAGTGCCATTGGTAACCATTCCTTTATTAGGTGATGATTTGAATAAAACTCGTGCGACAGCTGCTGAGGTTTATGCTCAAATTGAAACAGACCTGAAAGCTGCAGTGGATGTACTTCCGTTAAAATCGGAATATGTTGCTAGCAAAGAGTTAGGACGTGCAACCAAAGGTGCTGCCTTAGGAATGCTTGTAAAAGTTTGTGCTTCTCAGGCAAGTATTGGTTATTCTAATCAGGATTTTTACAATAAAGATAAATGGGCTGAAGCTAAAACTTATGCAGAACAGTTATTTGCATTAGGAATGTACGATCTTTATCAAGGTGCTTATCATGATTTGTTTTCAGAAGCTGAAGAGAATAATGAAGAGTCTATTTTTGAAGTACAGTTTTACGATTCTCCTCTAGATGATGGTGCTTTTACTAACAATGGAAACTTTACTACTTTTTTAAATATGCCATGGTTAGGAGCAGCTGATCCTTACGGACGTTATCAGGCAACTTACGATTTGTATCTTGAGTTTGAAAATGACGATCCAAGACGTGAAGCTTCATTAATTAATTCAGTGCAATATGCAGATCAATGGATTCTTGAAGGAGAAACTCCAGGTGTTGTTGCTGAGGATTTGACAGGCTTTAGTAATTACAAGCATTATTTATCCAAAGAGAATTATTTAGCTTTAGGTAATTTCAGAAATTCGCCAGTTAATGAACGAATTATTCGTTTGTCAGATATGTATTTATTGTATGCTGAGGCTTGTTATCATACCGATAACGAAGGAACTGCTAGAATTTACTTGAATAAAGTTCGTGAACGTGCTCGTCAAGGCAATATCGGAGTTTTAGCTGATGTTACAGCTTCAGGAACAGCCTTGTTGGATGCAATTTATCATGAGCGTCGTGTAGAGCTTTGTGGTGAAGGCCATAGATTACATGATTTAATCAGAACAGGTAGATTAGAGACTGAACTAAAAATTGATGGATACAAAGTGAAGGCAAGCATCACAAGTGATGGAGCTGGAGGATACGTAGTTGCTGACTCTGGAGAGCCGATTTTTAAAGCAACAAATCTTACTTTACCAAAAAATATTTTCTTTCCTCTTCCACAAAGTGAAGTGGATAATACAGGAGGACTAGTAGGGCAAAACCCTGGATATTAATTCAG contains:
- a CDS encoding SusC/RagA family TonB-linked outer membrane protein — protein: MRKIACFTLIMLLGWQVSWAQDLLVTGTVTNSDKVTLPGVSIVKKGTTTGTTTDIDGKYELKAEVGTTLVFSFVGMEPQEIGFTGQKIVDVVMAAQSIGVDEVIVTALGIKKSKKSLGYAVQNIKSEELLAGNQSNMVNSLQGKIAGVSINSSGGSPGASSIIMIRGGSSLSGNNQPLFIVDGLPIDNSTNSSSEVASANRASDINPEDIESISVLKGATAAALYGIQAAEGAIIITTKKGKTGEGKISFSSTLSVDKVLDTPDIQSAYGQGSYDYNSDGDILGYDASPGIHLQSWGEEIPNGTPTYDNISNLFETAITQKYNVNYSGGNEQTNIFASASYLDQNGVIENTGYEKLNLTFNAQSKFRKNLTIGVNAKYINTQTESNKQGTSSGGSYISMLKYPVTYDARDYANEDGTQKIFMDSKEDQEFDNPYWSLNNSPNNDKVDRLIGQVNLNYKPFDFLTISYRIGTDFYSQFNKKITDFGSLIKGRSDGHLRQYEKNSRLVTSTLLAMFNKTFDEDYSIDVTLGQTVDEKNVRTTYTGGNKFQAPDIYSVSNIAADDQTLSESKYRRRSMGVFGEAKFGWKNIAFLNVTGRNDWSSTLPIGDHSFFYPSVGTSVVVSDLLKEFDTDITSDNFLSYLKLRATWAQVGKDASAHMSESYLTLRSWHYVPVSDGYTWNSDQAGNPNLKPEFTTSFEIGMDARFLKNRIKLDFSYYHSLSEDQLLNVRLPPAAGAYIAQLNGGSVKNEGYEALVNVSLFPRSSEFQWDMSFNFAKMESTVYDLPGELVEVNNDQSWTWNSTALGAAVLDGNLFGLKGKRPKRNENGDRIVNSDGNYSLGEDIFPDVDRMPDWTMGIINSMSYKNFRLSFLLDMSIGGDVYNATNAALTYYGLSTTSEDRSMTETIILDGVVENGVDVDGNSIYEKNTTPIIKDQNYYQDQYSQNAENFIEDATFVKLRYVTLSYNLPKTLLDKIGFDRMEVFATGRNLLMISDYSGVDPEIASFGASVSGSGAIGLDNLSTPNTKGFDLGVKINF
- a CDS encoding SusD/RagB family nutrient-binding outer membrane lipoprotein — protein: MKNLNIINGFLVLLLLGGLVSCSDDFFDVNESETKPSNMSLPPQQRLMATIDNTTGFGQSRLSREGTVLSYHITERTTYYSRWSWRTVSYAAEQYLYTNALPNTADLIVLGEEYNSPHFSAVGKILRAYLFSMVSDQLGDIIMDDSYDAKNQLILTPELNSQKEAYIGIHKLIDEALLDFDKPNAIDLNVIGTDVMFQGDISKWKKFAWALKARLLNHMTAKESGDFKYDPAAVVAACGKAMSTNADNAKRQFTGEETQNNIYPWSDTEGGDVEGAFDSRADNWSKFFVDNLKDPLLLNNESVPDPRLPLIVQPALDAELYGLTGLDMYQGVPMGTYRENGFNGVKETVDFVAGDINPYTGVVFTEDTKMVMDSTEYFSRGHQYGKPNGLFYTSPNSDWYMITYAECKFIEAEANFRNGDKAAAFAAYKEGIEADMSNMGVDAGDISDYLTHVDNIGAANITLERIMTQKHIATVMNPETWVDLRRVEYDNTFTRLKRPQNLNASIFPISGDEVDGKEVWIRALKYDNRNIERNSANLPDNDDASRFPTRVWWNTPDADDVVDLTN
- a CDS encoding phosphodiester glycosidase family protein, whose protein sequence is MKRNRDFLKRTDMKLDFPRSLFLVLFTFLIVNTFASVPDTTMVVKGVYGVVYSKITFRKGPIVIHQLRIDMSCEKFEFSGSIANSYLGFGLEKTSRMVARENKKENRVIAAVNADFFGGERPVFENCMIVDGEFVKGVKMSRTLFMEDEQGIVHLDNYQFNGICMVNNDTLVLDGLNVPVEKHKSCFYNKFYRRMPVQNDSVVYWKLKPLKKDVIGSVGSYQVEECLVNPDSLNFVLGRKYLGLGCSAKKIIRENDTIDIRLSISPEGVAPHFLIGGLPRLIQNGKRIVNFKNREGLSRKGFWKDRHPRTAIGLDHKNNYLYIVVVDGRQPGYSMGMKLKELGKYLKKLGCDDALNFDGGGSSAMIFNQVLMNKPSDKNGERDVSNIFLIRKR
- a CDS encoding C40 family peptidase codes for the protein MKYLPIAIFSILLLLLSVYSCDKENQLLIEANSISKQVEAKYSPDQREAIFKTSFFFENNKLIIRGETSELMAKQALYSALEKLDVGILDSLNLLPGKSLKDKNWGVINLSVVNLRAYPKHSAELVSQSIMGTPVKLLKEDNGWYQIQTPDRYIAWVDGAAIARKTLNEMNQWRNSKRIIFIPDFEVVKDPGQNEVVTDLVAGSILRVENENQANYDLSLPDGRRIQVDKSNCELFSDWENRELEDATLLTKTAKQFIGRPYLWGGTSVKGVDCSGFVKSVYFINGIILARDASLQFLHGDTISPEHGFLKLAEGDLVFFGRAKTDEKPMKVTHVGMYMNQGEYIHSSGRVRINSFEPEAENFNNYRSVSWLGGRRVLNRMGEPGIIRVSEHPWY